The sequence below is a genomic window from Anoplolepis gracilipes chromosome 9, ASM4749672v1, whole genome shotgun sequence.
CGATTCAAGCGAATCGAGCTACTCGTCATCCTCCAGTGAGGCACGTAGAAGGAAAGGTTCAACACCACCGATAACACGTAAAGATTCCAAAGGCATCGACGCATTGAAGTTGAGCGGTGCAAAGCAACAGATTAAACTCACATTGAAACCTGCGAGCAACGCCACAGcggtaaaaaaaatcgatcgtAGCGCGCTTATAGCAGGTAAAAAACGACCTCTTGAGTCACCGCCGTTGATTGACAGCAAAGCGCAAGTAGCTGCGGCGGCGGCCAAGGCCGTCAAAAAGGTGAGCTCGCGTCGCGAGGAATTGTTGAAGCAACTGAAAGCCGTGGAAGACGCGATCGCGCGTAAACGATCAAAGGTTTAAAAGTCGATCGATGAATCTTcggataaatatgtatgtactaaATGTTTTCTAGATACATTGTGTAATTAGCAtcaccatcatcatcatcgaaAAATAACGAGATATACAAAATGTCTTAGATTATGatgatatataagtaaaaaaatatgttctcatttttacgaaatacaaaattgaatttcattattcatattttatttcttcactagaattctctttttattgtttttttttttcttcaaataaacAAAACTGATGTAAACGCGTAAGTAGGACTGTACAGTTTCGCtttgatttttgttttaataacagctaaatgatttatttttatgtaaaatttaataaaaaataccgCATAGTCTATAATGCATAAGTAAAACATTATGATTTTTGATGCATATATGATGCATACATATGGAAGTGCGTATCCACACATATGcacacacatattatattaaataccaattaattttccatttagatatctacatatatactcACTTGTCAGAAGTTTGCACAATTGcgataaatcataatatttctgaaaagaaAAGTTGATGAAGTGACATCACCGATTGTAAAGttgtcaaattataaaatcgatttttgcTTTGGTtacaaaattgcaaaaattttcctttttctattCCTGCGTGAAATAGATAAGTTTTGCATCTTATTTGAGATCGAAAGTTGAATCAGTCGactttataagatatttatcacTTTTATCATATTCTCAATCGCGGTCAATTGTTATGGATATAGTTTTTTGTGCGTGTGTGCAGCGATTGTAAGATTACACAACCGGTCCCAGCGATCTGATAACCGAGAGATGCTGTATCAATTATCATGtctgtgtataaatatttattctatatatttcacctttattcttacataaaagttattaaaatcatcAAATGACTTGTCCAAGATTCCCGTGTTGCCAAATGTgagaattattttgcaattgtaAACTCATATGGAAGATCTGTAATGAATGTTGCACTTTATTACAAGAGgctattatattgaatataaacaaagctataataaatcaattttctatGAGAAGCAAACATTTGTTAATAGAATCGTAGAAACATAGTGCTataattttccattaaaatttcacaatCCAGCAAAGGATAAATTTGGcgtaaaaatagtatttttgttataacatAAAGGTTTTTTGAGAAACAAAACTAGcgaaattatatgataacataattgtatatttgtttttgataAACTAGAGAAATATTGACAAGAACTCGATGTAGATACTAATGACCTGCgatataaatgaaaacatatgaTTTGAAAGATAATAGAGAATGTACTCTGCTCTCTGTTTCTCGTAAATGCAGCGATTATACCACACACAAGGAAGCTTTCATAATGGAAaccgtatatattttgtacttttcttccatatatatatatatatatatatatatatatatatatatatatatatatatatatatatatatatatatatatataaatataatgtgacATATACTCTATGCTATAATTTTATGCCGAGCATGCCTATTAACTTAAGAAACAAAcgttttaataacaatagactttattaaatataagttacaaaacaaaattcaGGAGAGAGTATTAGCAGACACTCTCTCCTTGATTCTAAAgaaattaagttaatatttttttaacaatccGTATAGAAGCGCCGATAAAATCAACGCATGCTCCCATTTATTATCCTACAAGTACAAACgctgtataatttaaaagcacCTAATATAAGCCGTCCCATTTAGATGAGCTTGATTGACATCTCaatattgaagatattttaatgcatGTGCAAGTTTTATATGAAATCTAAGATCTAAATACTTATCATAGAAAAACAAAGCAaggaatatacatatgtgtgtgtgtgtgcgcttGTATGTTAATcagaattttttagataaaattgtattttattacatattttatgaaattatattttattaagttcgATCTTTGTACTCAAACTTTAGAGAGACagcaaatgtttatataagtaccatatatattatatatttttcatatagtatatatttaagtatcgTATATATACTGCGCACATCTTGTGTATCCATCATTGGTGTAACGTTTCAACTGTTCAAGTAgagaaaaatggaaattttatgCGAAACATACGACTGTATACAGTAATGTATGATTATTAACGTTACAAGCATCCAGATATCATATGTCGAGTGTTTAGTccttgcataaaaaataatccattCATTGTCATTGAAGTGTGTATCAAGAGTCTTTCTAAACGTAGAAGAACACACTCTCTTACTCTCTCACTCTCGGGGTAGATACATCAAGATCTGTTTGTCTATTTGTTGTACTCGATTCGGCAGTTTCTTGATTCATCGTTCTGATCGGCATTCCCATGAACTTTGGTTGATTGGTGCCGTTCAGAGTAGTACGTCTCGTCCTCACGTTGAGATCTGGATTCGTCTGAGTTTTTGCCTCATTATACTTGAAGAGACCATCGCCGGGAGACGGCAAGCCGATCCTGGGCAGCTTGTACCACCACTTATACGTGACGTACCACGTAATAACCGCGGCCACGCCGCCGAGGAATTTCTCGATCATGATGTGATAGTATAGTATCGTTGACACCAACATAATGTCCCACAGTAGCTGTTGCAGCGTCATCGCCACGAAGAGGCCACGCAAATATGGAGTGAGCGCTCGATGCGCCTTTTTCAAGAATTCAAGATCGTCATCGGAGAGATTACGCAGCGGACCACGGCTCGTCTCGGTTGGCGTGGATCGCGTGTGCTCCTCACGCATTACCAGATCCTTGATGCCCTCCCATCCCACCAGGGAGGAGCCTTCTTCGGCGAGTATCAGACTGGAGTAGATCAGGATGAATGTGTGACCAGATATGTCAAAACCGCTCCAGAATTTACCCGACTGTAGACACTTTGCCTTTGATTGCATAAGATTGCTGCGGGTACCCAGACATCTGCCAAAATTGGTTTCGATGTAATTGAACAGCTTCGTCCAGGCGAGCCAGGCGATGGTGGCGAGAGCGACACGGGCCAAGTGTCGTAACAGGATCGGTCTGCGACCGCAGCCCACTGTGTGCGCGGTCAGAGCGACCCAGGGTACAATCACAGAGAGCAACCAGCCCCAGCTCCACTTGACGAAGTACTGATTCAGGGCATTGTCCGACCTAGAGAAGTAAGTACGTGGCATCGTGATAAAGTCCGCGATCAGCGAGATCAAGAATATCGTGCCGCAGTAGATCGCCACTTTGAGCCGAGTGTCGAACAGCAGTGACTTCTTGCACACGTGTAGCAGCATGGTGATGAGGATGAGACCGATGGAGCTCGGTGCCGCGGTCGGCCGGGTACCGCCGCGGTCCTCCTGCTGAGTGAAACTCGGCCGAAAGTTCATCCGATTCGAGCGTAAACCGCTACCGGTCCCGGCATTCCCGGGTGACGTGTGGATGCTTCGTCGTTTACCCGTTGTCATCTTGTTTCGTCAAATCCTAAATCCTAGGTTATCGACACATGCGATTCCTGATGTCGTCTAAAAACATTGCACTAGATTAATCTTTTAGGTTAGACACAGGCACATAACTTGTTCTAGGAGATGCCGGAAGATGTCCAATACGACGCTGCCTGTTTCTCTCGAATCTTGCTCAAGTCTCCTCAAGTTGTCGGACTTGAGGTAAAATTTGCTCCGTCATCCACTGTTCGATTCACTCCCCTCTTCTTCACTTATTACTATGCATGCCATGGATGTTCTTTGCCCCGGATGCTTGTTCTAGATTTTCTTCATGTATAGGATGTAAAAGTCTATGACGGTCGCGTTGTCACTTATTATCACGATCATAATGACGACTCGGTCAGGCTCTGTATAATCGACCGTCGCGGGTTACCTGTCAAACCTATCGATGGCGCGAGTAAACGCGAGCTTCCAAAGCTCGCCACTAGATGGCGCGTCAAGTCGTGCAATATGGCTGCCGGCGAATGTCGCGATTAATCCACAAGTCGGCCGTTTCGAAACGCAGCCAATGGGTTCCGGGCAGTTTCAACAGATACACACGCTTCACTGTTGTAACGTCGACGCGCGCAAACTTCCCTCCATTCTGTACACAACGTCGACGCGAGCGCGACTCTCGTCTTCGTGCGCTTCAAGGACGAGAGCGAATAGTTCAACAGAGagggagcgagagagaaagagtgagacGGACGAGCGAGAGGGGGAACGCATGACACGCCGGGACGCGGAGTGACGCGGAGCAGAAACTCGCGTCGAGAACGATCGCGTGCATAGATCGGTCGAGTTTTATGACGCTTCGTTGGAGCTGAGCTTGCTGGAAGGAACGACGCCAAGAAAAGTGACAGCGTAACGTCTCGCGACGATTCCCGGAAGAGGTGAAGCAATCGAGGACGAGACGCAGGGCAGAGAGCAGTAACAGGTGGAACGGTAATAACAATACATACAGTACATTGTGTGATTTTCGCGACGTGTCGCGGGTCGCGGGTCGCGGCCGCCTTCGCGTCCTCGAAGCGTGCTACCGAGCTACCCGAAGGATTATTCGCGtagtgtgtgtatgcgtgtgctGTATTGTTGTGTACGTGAGGACACACGTACACGCGCGAATTCTACCTTCTTCGGTCTCGGTTATTCCAGTTACGGTCGCACGACTCTCTACGAATTGACACGACCTCCTCGACGCGACGCGTCGCGCATCTAGTCGATAACCGTGTTAATTCGACGTGTACGTCGTTcgttttcttcctctctctctctccttctctctcactTTGTGCGTGAGAATCGCGCGGGGCGTAGTTCCGTGGATTTGAATGCGTGAGTACTTGAATGAGacttgaaaacttttttttacgacCTCTCGTATATTTCGATATAACCGTTAAAAAATTCAGAGAACAATTCGATAAACATTCTTGCGTAATTTGTGTTATTGCGCGTATCGATTTATTGTTGCATAAAAATTGCTTGTAGCGCTTATGTTGTTTACagtgtaattttgtaattaaactgATTAGGAGCAATTAGGCGCTTTCGTGTCCATGCACGATACACGTGGTGACTAATACAACgcgaatatttttgtaaaattttctcaattaatcCGCGAAAAAtgactatatattttaccatTATAGTtcctgaaatatttctttataggACTTAATACAAGATTGATCGATATTTCCGCAAACGagctgtaattattaataatcgcgACGAATGAAACTTCGTGGAACGACCAAAATTCCTTCGGCAAATCGATGGCACTCTTGGCGACATCCGATATGGCGTCCATCAAGCGTCCGTCTTTTCCACAGCAAATCTCTgttaaatttgacatttccCGTGAAGCGATATTATACGCGCGCCAATCTCGACATTTTCCTCCACCCCCACACGTGTTTAAGCAAACGCGATGCATTCCTTTTCCCGATCCACTTACATGCGATCGCTAATGTCTTCCTTTAATCGGAGTAAACGGTGCAgtttttttcgtttaatttcgtgaatatatatattatcgtgtgggtttaatttatatctcatgtGATTTAGAATCGCAAGCGAAtgcttttcattaaaatcaacTCGATACACATCTTTCACGATAATTTATTCGTATTATCTCtgagatatattatatgtcataTCCGGTATTGATACCTTCGCcggtaaaaagaaaaatgattcatattaaaatataaattataattcataataagaTATGATTCACATCAGTAATACGATATAAAGTTATAGCTAGAAGTGAATTTTAAAAGGGGATTACAAGTAATTAGTGTATTTAATCATGTGTCGCGCCAAAAAAGAATGTGGTGATGTATATTACgaccaattaattttttaggaagcttgtcatatttaataaaaagttcaaCAATTCGACTAAttctgaattttataaatatcaaactattcataaaaaatttcttctttttgcactaacgataaattttagatttatgaaaaaaatttttttttttttttacaaattaataacaataacgtGTGTATTTGGAtggtgtaaaaatatataacatgagtaatatgtatgtacagacGGCGTAATGCAATCGTTCTACGACGCAATACTTGCCACATTACACTAAATAGGAATATTTTCACTCATCTTGTCGAGTAGGTGGATTTAATAACCACGTGTATACGGCCGCGCCTCGCGTCCCACCAACTGTCACTATCTATTTCCAGTCGGGATGATCTCACGCCGTGAGATTAAGTAATTCTCTCCTGCAGTATGCGCTTTAACTGTGACATAATACCGAGACGCTGCGGTCTGTAACCCGAGAGCCTCTTCAGATCTCAACCGAAGCATCTTATCAAGCGGACGGTTTCGCTTCCTGTCATTACGCGCAGAAGTCTGCGTTCTCAAATCGCGAGttgcgaaaaatataattaaaatataataaaaaaataaataaataaaaagtgtatattGTCGCGACGTTTTTATATCCTCTTCTTATCGTGATAATAATTTGCGGAAATAATTTCGATGGAATCTGGCAACTGGGAGTTTCGGGGAACCAGACGCGCGCGCATCGATCATTTGCCGTTATCGTCGACGCAAACGCGTTTACGCCTTTTATGCCTGCACGATAGCTCTCGTAATCGATCCGCGCGGCGTTTTCATTTTCGCGTCCTTCGATGTCAATCGCGGTGCATATCTCCAGCGTCCTCTCGCAGGACATTAATTAAACGTTAATCGCGGCAAATTGCTTATTCAGGTATAGAGCATGCGTGTTGGTGTctcgtgtatgtatgtaaatcaATCGATGATAGTTATAGGATACGTGCTGTGAAATTTTAACAGTGAGCAATGaatcataattttctttaattattatatttataagaattataaggATTTAATATCTCTGAACACGAAAAGAAAATGTGAGatttaatggaaaataatCTGAGTGAACGTATTTATGGTAAAGCGATTGGGATAGTGTATTACACCGTAGCATATACGTACACAATATTCCATCGATTTTTATTCCGGTTATAAAGATCGCGAGTTATTTCCCTCATTTGTCGAGTAAACGAGTCTCAAACCTTTATCAGTGATGCCGAAAGTCAAAATATCTATCTGATTTCATAAAATGTCACTATCTTGCTTGCTCCTATTTCTGTCTCACTTTTATTCTCGGCTGTCAGTGGAACtttttaaacaagattaattaataaaaatcatcatattctttttttttttaccgggtCCTCCGAATAACAAAATCTTATAACCAGAGAATGCTGTAAATTGCCAtcgatacatatgtataagcgAGTGAAATAGTCTCTAATAGTTATAAACAAAGTTGCTATCGATTAGATGGAAATACGTATGTATACGCATGCATATGTATGAAGGCACGTTATTACAACGagattattaagttattaagaGATTATTCTAAACGTCTAATTCTAAAcaaacttatttaatatatatgtaattaaaaatgctacatgagataataattaatattatagttatttcccgagcatattttgaaaatacatattcttgattagttgtattatatttctttgatattttttgttagaaagaatattatattttagaagatGTCATTTTACGACTAATCtagaatgtataatttaattgaactttttattatacatactatacatttaaatttgacGTTAAATTCCATTATAATTTGTCAAATCTcgcacaatattttttttgtaaatggaAATATTCggttcttaaaaaaatttagactaaaactgcttttttatataaatgaacatACATGCTTTGTAAGAAACACGTTTCGCATTTATGCATACGTGAGTGTACAtgtttgtatatttacatatatatttatcgtgtatatatttacaaacataacACCTTTCCCCTCACACATATGTACTATCGTCAATGGGggctttgtaatatttatattgaggTCCATTTCTCTACCTCTTCATTCGTATGAATCAATCAATGCTCAATGGTCCACTTTAGACGCGTCCTTGCAAAGAATCGCCATCGTCGTCTCGCATATCGAGTCAGGTGGCGGCAACTTATAAAGCAATGACGCAAACATGCGACGTTACTACATACAACGTTTGTTGTGTTACAGTTTTAGAGTAACCGGAGACGATGGATCAAGGCTTCCCGGGGCAGCATACCACCACGACCACCGTGACAACTACAACTACGACTACTCAACCTAATATAAGATTCGATCCGTCATACGCGAGGACATTGCCTGGTATTCTGAAAATCGTGCAAGTGGTAAGtccatacattttttttctggagaaaaaaaaaattaataataaattaattattaattaattgttaaactgaaagtttatattagttaatttgaaagattacgctcaaaataaattgttttataatgttatagattttagaaaatatatctataatttttttttacttgaagatactttaaataatagcGTAttagtgaaaattatattggaaattaagaaatttataaaggaTTTAAAGGAAGATGCAAGTTTGCCCTATTAAATATACACAGCATGTAAAAACGTGCGTTTATATCGTTAGCTAGGATTACGATATGGTATAAACATCTAGTTGCGTCACAGACTACAATGTATTCTTAAATCTCATGTCGGTTGCAAGAGCCGTGAGACTTTATACCTGCATAGTATTGGCACAGCTGGGCAACATAGAATTTTCTGAATGATAATCGCGTTGGGCTCTTCTTTCAGGTGCTAAATCTCTTgggatttatatgtataacggtGTCAAGTCAGAGCAGCCACAGCCGGGGAGGATGGTTCAATACCGTATCCATGACTGGTTTTTGGTTTACAGGGATCTTGCTTGTTTTCTACTTGTTCCACATTATTGAGAAGTTCTCCAGGATTCCGTGGCTTAAGATTGTAAGTCGCCGGTAGTCATCGCTACGTTGttgatttatttctattttgtttaCAAAGAGAAGTATGCACctaaaattagtataaaagaaaataaataggcGGTGAGCGGGTCTCGTACGTTCGATAATATCGTGTGAGGCGGATATACACATGTAATATTCGTGATACGCGGGAACCAGGGAGTGAA
It includes:
- the LOC140669183 gene encoding proteolipid protein 2, which encodes MDQGFPGQHTTTTTVTTTTTTTQPNIRFDPSYARTLPGILKIVQVVLNLLGFICITVSSQSSHSRGGWFNTVSMTGFWFTGILLVFYLFHIIEKFSRIPWLKIEFIFCTIWTVFYLLAASLAADYARYTEAFGVAAFFGFCAMVAYGYDAWLKFNATKSGALAQGQHTPKQVSTVTSPAY
- the Fitm gene encoding acyl-coenzyme A diphosphatase FITM2, which translates into the protein MTTGKRRSIHTSPGNAGTGSGLRSNRMNFRPSFTQQEDRGGTRPTAAPSSIGLILITMLLHVCKKSLLFDTRLKVAIYCGTIFLISLIADFITMPRTYFSRSDNALNQYFVKWSWGWLLSVIVPWVALTAHTVGCGRRPILLRHLARVALATIAWLAWTKLFNYIETNFGRCLGTRSNLMQSKAKCLQSGKFWSGFDISGHTFILIYSSLILAEEGSSLVGWEGIKDLVMREEHTRSTPTETSRGPLRNLSDDDLEFLKKAHRALTPYLRGLFVAMTLQQLLWDIMLVSTILYYHIMIEKFLGGVAAVITWYVTYKWWYKLPRIGLPSPGDGLFKYNEAKTQTNPDLNVRTRRTTLNGTNQPKFMGMPIRTMNQETAESSTTNRQTDLDVSTPRVRE